One segment of Nostoc flagelliforme CCNUN1 DNA contains the following:
- a CDS encoding mannosyltransferase family protein, translating into MVKVQIVRKKFLWKNDFLFPAVIWLASRIFIWTAMLLIAPKLPLPAEEFLPRFGWGVIDAWDSMHYRAIATSGYEFVNDGKQHNLAFFPLFPLSIWVLMKLGLPFELAGTLVNNLAFFAALYSLYFWIKENYGINAAQWTTAVVSLYPSSMFTGVIYTEGLYLFLSTSALRAFDQKQYGWTALWGAMATATRPTGMALIPAFAIAAWKERRPPIAYIAGFTTAIGILLFSLYCAIYFGNPLAFIEAQRGWRPTLGFDWQGWLNMLMQILVGTKNWQYGWVQNPSGGIQDPWYLLLFGVIVTSSYLLWRFRQRLSSVKLFYGFYALVLLLLILASEEWINNLLNLFMVLGGGYMLWRLHTQLTAVTVIYGFCGIGLLLASGGTISLSRLAYGIVPLNIAIGVLLSRHPRQGYLILGAFVTLLAKIAVGFAQERWVG; encoded by the coding sequence ATGGTTAAAGTTCAGATAGTTAGAAAAAAATTTTTATGGAAAAATGATTTCCTTTTTCCAGCAGTAATATGGCTTGCCAGTCGAATATTCATCTGGACTGCTATGTTGCTGATTGCGCCAAAGCTACCACTACCAGCAGAAGAATTTTTGCCCCGTTTTGGCTGGGGGGTTATTGATGCATGGGATAGTATGCATTACCGAGCGATCGCTACTTCTGGATATGAATTTGTGAATGACGGCAAGCAACACAATCTGGCCTTCTTTCCCCTGTTTCCCTTAAGCATTTGGGTTTTGATGAAACTGGGCTTGCCGTTTGAGTTAGCCGGTACGTTAGTCAACAACTTGGCATTTTTCGCAGCCCTTTACTCTTTGTACTTTTGGATTAAAGAGAATTATGGGATCAATGCAGCGCAGTGGACGACTGCTGTGGTTTCTTTGTATCCATCTTCCATGTTTACGGGCGTGATTTACACAGAGGGGCTGTATTTGTTTTTGAGTACATCGGCTTTGCGGGCGTTTGATCAAAAGCAGTATGGCTGGACTGCGCTTTGGGGCGCGATGGCGACAGCAACACGTCCTACAGGTATGGCACTAATTCCAGCATTTGCGATCGCAGCGTGGAAAGAACGCCGACCACCCATTGCCTATATAGCTGGTTTTACTACCGCCATTGGCATACTTCTATTCAGTTTGTATTGTGCGATTTATTTTGGTAACCCTTTAGCTTTTATCGAAGCACAGCGCGGATGGCGGCCAACTCTGGGGTTTGATTGGCAGGGTTGGTTAAATATGCTGATGCAAATTTTAGTTGGCACAAAAAATTGGCAATATGGTTGGGTTCAAAACCCCTCTGGCGGGATTCAAGATCCCTGGTATCTGTTGTTGTTTGGCGTAATTGTTACTAGTAGCTATCTTTTATGGCGTTTCCGTCAACGTTTAAGTTCTGTGAAATTATTCTATGGCTTTTATGCTTTAGTCTTATTGTTATTAATTCTGGCAAGTGAAGAGTGGATCAATAACTTGCTCAACTTGTTCATGGTCTTAGGTGGTGGCTATATGTTGTGGCGCTTACACACGCAATTGACCGCAGTTACAGTTATTTATGGCTTTTGCGGTATTGGTTTGCTGTTAGCTTCTGGAGGTACTATTTCCTTGAGCCGTCTCGCCTATGGTATAGTGCCTCTGAATATAGCCATTGGTGTGCTGCTATCTCGCCATCCTCGTCAGGGATATTTAATATTAGGCGCTTTTGTGACACTACTAGCCAAAATAGCTGTAGGATTTGCCCAAGAGCGCTGGGTTGGTTAG
- the dxr gene encoding 1-deoxy-D-xylulose-5-phosphate reductoisomerase, whose translation MKAITLVGSTGSIGTQTLDIVTQYPDQFRIVGLAAGNNVEMLAAQIRQFRPEIAAICSEDKLPALKEAIIDLDPQPILLAGEAGVIEVARYGDAQTVVTGIVGCAGLLPTIAAIEAGKDIALANKETLIAGAPVVLPLVEKHGVKLLPADSEHSAIFQCLQGVPKAGLRKILLTASGGAFRDWDVEKLADVTVADALKHPNWSMGRKITVDSATLMNKGLEVIEAHFLFGLDYDNIEIVIHPQSIIHSLIELQDTSVLAQLGWPDMRLPLLYALSWPDRIYTNWERLDLVKAGNLTFREPDHQKYPCMQLAYAVGKAGGSMPAVLNAANEQAVALFLSEKIQFLDIPRCIQWVCDRHQNDNRANPSLDDILTADKWARQEVLTATEKLETHSRIISLR comes from the coding sequence GTGAAAGCGATTACTCTTGTTGGTTCCACTGGTTCTATTGGTACTCAGACTTTAGATATTGTCACTCAGTATCCAGATCAGTTTCGGATTGTGGGATTGGCAGCTGGGAACAATGTAGAGATGTTGGCTGCTCAAATTCGGCAGTTTCGACCGGAAATAGCAGCCATTTGCTCAGAAGATAAATTACCAGCGCTCAAAGAAGCTATCATTGACCTCGATCCCCAACCGATTCTACTGGCTGGTGAGGCGGGAGTGATAGAAGTCGCTCGCTACGGCGATGCTCAAACCGTTGTCACTGGGATCGTTGGTTGTGCTGGTTTGCTACCCACGATCGCAGCTATTGAAGCTGGTAAAGATATTGCCTTAGCAAACAAAGAAACCCTGATTGCTGGGGCCCCTGTGGTTCTACCCCTAGTCGAAAAACATGGTGTAAAATTACTCCCTGCCGATTCCGAACATTCCGCAATATTTCAATGTCTCCAAGGTGTGCCAAAGGCAGGCTTGCGGAAAATTTTGCTGACTGCATCTGGTGGGGCTTTCCGGGATTGGGATGTAGAAAAGTTAGCAGATGTAACCGTTGCTGATGCTCTCAAGCATCCTAATTGGTCGATGGGGCGTAAAATCACTGTAGACTCTGCTACTTTGATGAATAAAGGACTGGAAGTAATTGAGGCTCATTTTCTGTTTGGGTTGGATTATGACAATATCGAAATTGTCATTCATCCCCAGAGCATTATTCACTCGCTGATTGAACTGCAAGATACTTCAGTTTTAGCCCAACTTGGTTGGCCGGATATGCGCTTACCTTTACTGTATGCTCTATCTTGGCCCGATCGCATTTACACCAACTGGGAACGACTAGATTTAGTCAAAGCTGGAAATTTAACCTTCCGTGAACCAGATCACCAAAAGTATCCTTGTATGCAGTTGGCTTATGCTGTGGGTAAAGCTGGTGGTTCGATGCCAGCTGTGTTAAATGCCGCAAATGAGCAAGCTGTGGCTTTATTTTTATCAGAAAAAATTCAGTTTTTAGATATTCCCCGGTGTATCCAATGGGTGTGCGATCGCCATCAAAATGATAACCGTGCTAATCCCTCTTTAGATGACATTTTGACAGCAGATAAATGGGCAAGACAAGAAGTTTTAACAGCGACTGAAAAGTTAGAAACTCACTCACGGATAATTTCTTTGCGATAA
- a CDS encoding acyl-CoA thioesterase → MSEEKPSQPKLPPTSALDNPSSPEFENWFEYPVRVQPHQTDYAGLVWHGSYIAWMEEARIECLRSIGIEFADLVAIGCDLPVVDLSVRYHRSIKLGMAVLVKTRMAEVTGVRINWDYAIVSTDGQQLYVTAKVTLVALDSERGRIMRQLPASVKDALAKISALNKN, encoded by the coding sequence ATGTCAGAAGAAAAACCTAGCCAACCAAAACTACCACCAACCAGCGCCCTTGATAATCCATCAAGTCCTGAATTTGAGAATTGGTTTGAATATCCTGTCAGAGTGCAACCTCACCAAACTGATTATGCCGGTCTTGTCTGGCACGGTTCCTATATAGCTTGGATGGAAGAAGCACGGATTGAATGCTTGCGATCTATAGGGATTGAATTTGCTGATTTAGTCGCTATAGGTTGCGATTTACCAGTAGTAGACCTGTCGGTGCGCTATCACCGTTCAATTAAATTGGGTATGGCAGTGTTAGTAAAAACGCGCATGGCTGAGGTGACTGGTGTGCGAATCAATTGGGATTATGCCATTGTCTCAACTGATGGGCAACAATTGTACGTTACTGCTAAGGTGACTTTAGTAGCTTTAGATAGCGAAAGAGGTAGAATTATGCGTCAGTTGCCGGCGAGTGTTAAGGATGCACTGGCTAAAATCTCAGCATTAAATAAAAATTAA
- a CDS encoding DUF1815 family protein: MFLRLAHQHRQFVQDLVMNLQALAVVLERRGYPASCYTCGDQMNSASFMVSLGDNHLIRFLVSDYGITWTEMRDDRELMKLEGAEAISQLDDLADLVKQSMQTDTGSKTLAKKY; encoded by the coding sequence GTGTTTCTGAGACTAGCACATCAACATCGACAATTCGTCCAAGACTTGGTAATGAACCTGCAAGCCTTGGCCGTTGTATTAGAGCGGCGCGGATATCCTGCATCCTGCTACACCTGTGGCGATCAAATGAATAGTGCATCCTTTATGGTTAGCCTAGGTGATAACCACCTGATTCGGTTTTTAGTGTCCGATTACGGTATTACTTGGACAGAAATGCGGGATGACCGCGAATTAATGAAGCTAGAAGGTGCAGAGGCGATTAGCCAATTAGACGATCTGGCTGATCTTGTCAAGCAATCCATGCAAACCGATACAGGCTCTAAAACTCTTGCCAAGAAATATTAA
- a CDS encoding ArnT family glycosyltransferase, translating into MRLFREKEWLFSLLVISLALWLIFLGNSPLRDWDEGTYAIVAREIYRTGNWLYPTIQGEPFLLKPPLMQWLIAWCYHLGGVQELTTRLPGAVLTALGVPLLYLVGRLAFNQSLPALFAALVYLTMLPVVRHGRLAMLDGMTICFFLLLLFCLLKARQNQKYALGVGFCLGLIILTKGTIVLLLGAIATLFMLADRQLALLKSPYLWVGIVLGNAPAIAWYTTQWQHYGNTFLEVHFQAQAFDRLLQPVEGNSGPVWYYLLELLKYGFPWLLFLPGGLYLAWKKRHNTWGSLVMLGTIIYLGTISLMRTKLPWYVMPLYPFLALAIGANLSEIWQNRHFRVRSWTIFLAIIYIAGLGGCVYFFLKKEPILIVMSIVLTISMGIAAWLIKQRDRNFIPVLFSGMYLVLALLMSSQSWIWELNEAFPVKPVAQLIRANVSPGTQIYTSFAYGRPSLDFYSDCKVTAATVPILQKMLSNKSYLLLDNEALQQINLTGSKIIGAANGFTLLNKN; encoded by the coding sequence ATGCGTCTATTCCGAGAAAAAGAATGGTTATTTAGCTTACTGGTAATATCTCTAGCTCTATGGCTGATATTTTTGGGAAACTCCCCTTTACGAGATTGGGATGAAGGTACTTACGCTATAGTCGCCAGAGAAATTTACCGTACTGGTAACTGGCTTTATCCCACTATTCAGGGAGAACCATTTTTATTAAAACCGCCTTTGATGCAATGGTTAATTGCTTGGTGCTACCACTTAGGAGGAGTGCAAGAGTTAACGACACGCTTACCTGGTGCGGTTTTAACTGCTTTGGGAGTGCCTTTACTTTACTTGGTGGGGCGTTTGGCTTTTAACCAAAGTTTACCTGCTCTATTTGCTGCTTTGGTTTACTTGACAATGTTGCCTGTGGTACGTCATGGACGACTAGCAATGTTAGATGGGATGACTATTTGTTTTTTCTTGCTGTTGTTGTTTTGTCTTTTGAAGGCACGTCAAAATCAAAAATATGCTCTTGGTGTAGGATTTTGTCTGGGGTTAATTATTCTGACTAAAGGAACGATAGTTTTGCTGTTGGGCGCGATCGCAACTTTATTCATGCTTGCAGATCGACAATTAGCTTTGTTGAAAAGTCCCTATCTATGGGTAGGAATTGTATTAGGAAATGCTCCAGCGATCGCTTGGTACACTACTCAATGGCAACATTATGGTAATACTTTCTTAGAAGTGCATTTTCAAGCACAAGCTTTTGACCGTCTTTTACAACCTGTTGAAGGTAATAGCGGGCCTGTTTGGTACTATTTATTAGAATTACTCAAATATGGTTTTCCCTGGCTCTTATTTTTGCCTGGAGGACTTTATCTAGCTTGGAAAAAACGTCATAATACTTGGGGTTCTCTAGTTATGTTGGGTACAATTATTTACTTAGGAACTATTTCTCTGATGAGAACTAAACTCCCGTGGTATGTTATGCCTCTATATCCATTTTTAGCTTTGGCAATTGGTGCTAATTTGAGCGAAATCTGGCAGAATCGTCATTTTAGAGTGCGAAGTTGGACAATATTTCTGGCTATTATTTATATTGCGGGGTTAGGAGGTTGTGTTTACTTTTTTCTTAAAAAAGAGCCTATTTTGATAGTAATGAGTATTGTTTTGACAATAAGTATGGGCATCGCAGCATGGCTAATTAAACAGCGCGATCGCAACTTTATTCCAGTCTTATTTTCTGGAATGTACTTAGTTTTAGCACTGTTGATGAGTTCGCAATCATGGATTTGGGAATTGAATGAAGCTTTTCCAGTTAAACCAGTAGCGCAATTAATCCGGGCAAATGTTTCACCAGGAACACAAATTTATACTTCTTTTGCTTATGGGCGTCCTAGTTTAGACTTTTACAGCGATTGCAAGGTAACTGCTGCAACTGTGCCAATTTTACAAAAAATGTTATCTAATAAATCTTATTTGCTATTAGACAATGAGGCTTTACAGCAAATCAATTTAACTGGTAGTAAAATTATAGGAGCAGCTAACGGATTTACACTTCTTAACAAAAACTAA
- a CDS encoding DNA cytosine methyltransferase, whose protein sequence is MLTAQPITIDLFAGAGGFGLGFEIAGFSVPLSVEIDAWACDTLRHNRPNMTVIQQDIRDLKTASSIKDICHFKPDIVIGGPPCQGFSIAGPAQKDPKDPRNSLFINFAEWICFLQPKAFVMENVKGLLSRKNIEGRKVIDIIKETFENLGYFVEVWSLNAAEYGVPQIRERIFIVGNNPLLSLSVRAIARSLMRQ, encoded by the coding sequence ATGCTAACAGCACAACCTATCACTATTGATTTGTTTGCTGGGGCTGGCGGCTTTGGTCTAGGTTTCGAGATAGCAGGTTTCTCTGTTCCTTTATCCGTTGAGATTGATGCCTGGGCTTGTGATACACTGCGCCATAACCGCCCTAATATGACAGTTATTCAACAGGATATCCGTGATTTAAAGACTGCAAGTAGCATTAAAGATATCTGTCACTTCAAGCCGGATATTGTTATTGGTGGGCCTCCATGTCAAGGTTTTAGTATTGCCGGACCAGCACAAAAAGATCCTAAAGACCCTAGAAATAGTCTATTCATTAACTTTGCTGAGTGGATATGTTTTCTCCAACCTAAAGCTTTTGTAATGGAGAATGTTAAAGGTTTACTTTCGCGCAAAAATATTGAAGGTAGAAAGGTAATAGATATCATTAAAGAAACTTTTGAAAATCTAGGATATTTTGTAGAAGTATGGTCATTAAATGCTGCTGAATATGGTGTACCACAAATTAGGGAGCGTATTTTTATTGTTGGAAATAACCCTCTTTTGTCACTTTCCGTGAGGGCGATCGCTAGAAGCCTCATGAGGCAATGA
- a CDS encoding DMT family transporter, producing MNVSNQTKIAIASLFVGVGAISFGSIFMKLSEIELSPSATVFNRFWLASVVFLVWHGYKAIRQQFSLEKPVEQQTYTSQDLCLLLGAGILWAATLVFLAWSLTQTSVAISSVLHNLAPIFTSLGVWLLFRQGFESQFLIGMVIALGGAIAIEFEELQIATDEVQGGFAAIVSAVFLSGYLLIVEKLRTKFSPATIQLWISAIAALVIFPILLFTQDQVFPSRVSGWLWVISLALICQVLGHGLLTYSLAKFSSVVVSLVHLLEPVFSGIFALVIFSEKLTFSNWVGFAVVLMGLYLAISSQAVVNLPFQESVKTIVNALVKSMTIKLLLLKQQFFETPALLGAISLFVALIPISLAPSLAKLCEQEIGANAVGFHRSWIAAVVFALWNGLEALRRQQSDHQPIEQKPFTKQDVWLLLAMGSAATTSLLLWAWSLSQTSVANVALLSNLNPLFVAAAGYLLLGRRFDNRFVIGMVIALLGAIAFELHNIQFATHQILGDALAFLTAVFIATYLLLIEQLQTRFTTATIMLWRCGVTTMFLLPILPFIEERLFPYSWMGWFFIIFQALFCQVLGQGLLTYSLSRLSSGVVAVTLLLNPVLASIFAWFIFSEQVGLFDWMTFAVVLVGIYLAQSSQSTVQVTNEGL from the coding sequence ATGAATGTATCCAATCAAACGAAGATAGCGATCGCTTCATTATTTGTAGGTGTAGGTGCCATTTCTTTTGGCTCTATTTTTATGAAATTGAGCGAAATTGAACTCAGTCCCAGTGCCACTGTATTTAATCGCTTTTGGCTTGCTAGTGTGGTCTTCTTGGTATGGCATGGATACAAGGCAATACGGCAGCAATTCTCCTTAGAAAAACCTGTAGAACAGCAGACCTACACCAGTCAGGATCTGTGCCTATTGCTAGGCGCTGGTATTCTTTGGGCTGCCACTTTAGTCTTTTTGGCTTGGTCGCTGACTCAAACTAGCGTTGCGATTTCTAGTGTGTTGCATAACCTTGCCCCTATATTTACTAGCTTAGGAGTGTGGCTGTTATTTCGTCAGGGTTTTGAGAGCCAATTCTTAATTGGGATGGTCATTGCGCTTGGGGGAGCGATCGCCATTGAATTTGAGGAACTGCAAATCGCCACAGACGAAGTTCAAGGAGGCTTTGCTGCGATCGTTTCTGCGGTTTTCTTGAGTGGATACCTACTAATAGTAGAAAAATTACGAACCAAATTTTCTCCCGCCACAATCCAGTTGTGGATCAGTGCGATCGCCGCTTTAGTCATCTTCCCCATACTTTTGTTCACTCAAGATCAGGTTTTCCCCTCTAGAGTCAGTGGGTGGCTTTGGGTGATTTCCCTAGCCCTGATCTGCCAAGTTTTAGGTCATGGGCTTTTGACCTATAGCCTTGCCAAGTTTTCCTCTGTGGTTGTCTCCTTAGTGCATCTGTTAGAGCCAGTATTTAGCGGCATTTTCGCTCTTGTAATATTTTCGGAAAAATTAACTTTCTCAAATTGGGTAGGTTTTGCTGTAGTTTTAATGGGTTTATACTTAGCCATATCTAGCCAAGCTGTTGTTAATTTGCCGTTTCAGGAATCAGTCAAAACTATAGTTAACGCTTTAGTTAAAAGTATGACAATCAAACTGTTATTACTAAAGCAACAATTTTTTGAAACACCAGCTTTACTAGGAGCTATCTCATTATTTGTTGCCCTAATTCCTATATCTTTGGCACCATCTTTAGCAAAATTGTGTGAACAAGAAATTGGTGCAAATGCTGTAGGATTTCATCGGAGTTGGATTGCCGCAGTCGTCTTTGCGCTGTGGAATGGACTTGAGGCTTTGCGCCGCCAACAATCTGATCATCAACCTATAGAACAGAAGCCTTTTACAAAACAGGATGTGTGGCTGTTATTGGCAATGGGAAGTGCTGCAACGACCTCCTTGTTGTTGTGGGCTTGGTCGCTGAGTCAAACTAGCGTTGCTAACGTGGCTTTACTGTCTAATTTAAATCCCTTATTCGTTGCTGCCGCTGGGTATCTGTTATTAGGTCGGCGCTTCGATAACAGGTTTGTTATTGGTATGGTCATAGCGCTTTTAGGAGCGATCGCCTTTGAACTTCATAATATACAATTTGCAACTCACCAAATACTTGGTGATGCGCTAGCATTCCTAACCGCAGTTTTTATTGCCACCTATTTGCTGCTGATAGAACAACTCCAAACCCGATTTACTACCGCAACCATAATGCTCTGGCGTTGTGGTGTGACTACAATGTTTCTGTTGCCTATCCTCCCATTCATCGAAGAGAGATTGTTTCCCTATTCTTGGATGGGGTGGTTTTTCATCATTTTTCAAGCTCTCTTCTGCCAAGTGTTGGGTCAGGGACTTTTGACTTATAGCCTCAGCAGACTCTCGTCAGGCGTCGTCGCCGTTACCCTTCTCCTCAATCCAGTCTTGGCTTCCATTTTCGCTTGGTTCATTTTTTCAGAACAAGTAGGTTTGTTTGACTGGATGACTTTCGCTGTAGTTTTAGTGGGTATCTATCTAGCCCAATCTAGTCAATCCACTGTTCAAGTAACAAATGAAGGCTTGTAG
- a CDS encoding DNA cytosine methyltransferase produces the protein MGLLPAISLWDAISDLPPLNVREGEEEQPYISEPLNNYQSWIRNGSKTLYNHVAMDHSQRLVERFKHIKWGESSSDAPKEHGARRRNGNGELSEISYDQNNRRLNPYKPSHTIAASFYANFLHPFQHRNLTAREGARIQSFPDTYRFLGKKTVVSHKLLHREERFDEKFLCQYNQVGNAVPPILAQAIALHLQEKLELCPKAIGTL, from the coding sequence ATGGGCTTACTTCCTGCCATAAGCTTGTGGGATGCTATATCAGATTTACCACCACTGAATGTACGGGAGGGTGAAGAGGAACAACCTTATATTTCAGAACCTCTCAATAACTATCAAAGCTGGATTAGGAATGGCAGTAAAACACTTTACAATCATGTTGCAATGGATCATTCCCAGAGGCTTGTAGAACGTTTCAAACATATTAAATGGGGTGAATCAAGTTCAGACGCACCAAAAGAACATGGGGCTAGACGGCGTAACGGAAATGGTGAGTTATCTGAGATAAGTTATGACCAGAATAACCGACGTTTAAATCCATATAAACCATCACATACAATAGCTGCTTCGTTTTACGCCAATTTTCTTCATCCTTTCCAGCATCGCAATTTGACAGCCCGTGAAGGGGCACGTATCCAATCTTTTCCTGACACTTATCGTTTTCTAGGAAAGAAGACTGTTGTATCTCACAAGTTATTACATCGAGAAGAGAGATTCGACGAGAAGTTTCTTTGCCAGTACAATCAGGTAGGTAATGCTGTACCACCTATTCTTGCTCAAGCGATCGCACTTCATCTTCAAGAGAAATTAGAGCTATGCCCAAAAGCGATAGGAACCCTTTAG
- a CDS encoding glycosyltransferase family 39 protein codes for MNIRKNFLANGLFFVIAMWLPSRLLIAIAMLLIAPLFPSSSTGVAATFSWDVFHAWDSVWYEKIVASGYDFSTEIKEIHTVAFFPLFPLLSRIIMFIGLPFKVAGILVNNSAFLATLLILYFWVQELYGTSTARWATATLAWCPYSLYGTVIYTEGLFLLCTTSALRAFDKKQYIWAGFWGALSTATRLPGVALIPAFLFVSWKERRGIKAYITSLTVGLGICLYSLYCQLKFGDALAFIHAQKAWRGDATGFAWEGWWKMLMQITVGFNNWKSGYIKDPLYPLLFLIIIGSGCLLWRFRLHLGMSKFRYGLYFLWLLLWSLTGDELVKIALVFGGIYLLWLSRAKIPLVAVVYGFSSLALILSTGITASAERYAYGIISLSMAFGLLLARYPRWGYPIMYFFGILIFTFSIRFARDLWVA; via the coding sequence ATGAATATAAGGAAAAACTTTTTGGCGAATGGCTTATTTTTTGTCATAGCAATGTGGCTGCCTAGTAGGCTTTTAATAGCTATCGCTATGTTACTGATTGCCCCATTATTTCCCAGTTCATCAACTGGCGTTGCTGCCACGTTCAGTTGGGATGTTTTCCATGCTTGGGATAGTGTTTGGTATGAAAAAATTGTGGCTTCTGGTTATGATTTCTCTACAGAGATAAAGGAAATTCACACAGTTGCATTTTTTCCTTTATTTCCATTGTTAAGCCGGATAATTATGTTCATTGGCTTGCCTTTTAAAGTGGCAGGTATATTAGTTAATAATTCAGCTTTTTTAGCTACCTTGCTCATACTTTATTTTTGGGTGCAGGAGCTTTACGGCACAAGCACAGCACGATGGGCGACAGCTACTTTAGCATGGTGTCCCTATTCCCTTTATGGAACTGTAATTTACACTGAAGGTCTGTTTTTGTTGTGTACCACATCTGCCTTACGAGCTTTTGATAAAAAGCAATATATTTGGGCAGGATTTTGGGGAGCATTATCTACAGCGACGCGACTACCTGGAGTTGCTCTCATCCCCGCTTTTCTGTTTGTTTCTTGGAAAGAACGTAGAGGCATAAAAGCCTATATTACTAGTTTAACTGTTGGTTTGGGTATATGTCTGTACAGTCTTTATTGTCAACTTAAATTTGGCGATGCTTTGGCTTTCATCCATGCACAAAAAGCGTGGCGTGGTGATGCAACAGGGTTTGCTTGGGAAGGTTGGTGGAAGATGCTGATGCAAATTACGGTAGGTTTCAATAATTGGAAATCTGGTTATATTAAAGACCCTTTATATCCGTTATTATTTTTAATAATTATTGGTAGCGGCTGTTTGTTATGGCGCTTTCGTTTACATCTGGGGATGAGTAAATTCCGCTATGGATTATATTTTTTATGGCTATTGTTGTGGTCATTGACAGGAGATGAATTAGTTAAAATTGCACTAGTTTTTGGCGGTATCTATTTACTATGGTTATCACGGGCTAAAATTCCACTTGTTGCTGTTGTCTATGGGTTTTCTTCCTTGGCTTTAATTTTAAGCACCGGGATTACAGCCTCAGCTGAACGCTACGCTTACGGTATTATATCGCTGTCAATGGCATTCGGGTTATTACTTGCGCGTTATCCTCGTTGGGGATACCCAATTATGTACTTTTTTGGAATACTAATATTCACATTTTCTATTCGATTTGCCCGCGATCTTTGGGTAGCTTAG